A stretch of DNA from Anopheles ziemanni chromosome 3, idAnoZiCoDA_A2_x.2, whole genome shotgun sequence:
ATACAGGAGATAAGGCAAAAACACGTACGAGGACCAAATTTTATCTTGCTTCCAAGAACATACTGGAAGCAAAACGGACCTACAGTTCGGGAAAAGAGCACACACAAGAAAGCGTTGATGGAGGACAGGTGGTGGTCagaaaagttggaaaaagTATATGCTGCACGCATAAGGGAAATAAAACCGCGACCACAGTCCAATTCAAGCAGTACAGTCATCGAACAGAGTAGCCGGAAACACGGGAAATAGATTGGGATTTCTTTTCACCTCAATGGGAGACGGTACACGCCAGCGGGAACGACAGATTCGGAGGTGTAAAAATTCTCCGCTTGTTACGTCGGAGGACTACCAACTTATGCACTTTTGCCCTCGGGTGTAAAGATGGGccagcaaaagaaacaaaatagtaCGCCGCCGATCCCACGTACGTGTCGTGGCCGCGATGCTGGTGCACTGGTACTTCCGACGTCCAGATCTTCCCGTCACCGATTGATCGCAGTGAAGGGAAAACTGCACCGTGTCGGCGCTTGCCTTCTGGTCGCTCCGTGGGGCCGGAACACGTAGCTGCTGCAAAAAAGAATGAGCTTTTTCTTCCCGTCTTTGCtgctttccttctttctccgGAGGCGTGCGCACGGTTCGCTCTCGTTTCTTCGCACGAGCACCGCACCTCCTGCGGGCCCCCTTTCGCTACGGTTACCGTACCTCACACTCTCGCTCTTCCTCCCTTGCGCTTACGTCTCGCGAATGTGCTCGACAGACCGTACGATGTGACACACAACCGCACCTCACAGGTTCCTAATCAAACTGAATCAGTTCTTCGTCTGTAGGCGGCTGTCAAAGGTAGTGAGTCCAAAAGTTCCGAAGTTAAATTATACCGACTGTCGGTATAATCACTTTTGACAGCTATCGCCAGCTAGGTCCCAAGATCAATCAAAAGACGTCGGGTCAAAGCTattttttgctccgccattgttgtgaccgTTGGTTGAAAAACTGCTTACAAAAATTACTAGCATATTTCCtacttgtgggagatctccgccaaaatcttcgcgaaataggtaaCTGGTAATActagatcacagtatccatggtcAAGCgcatagaaactgctcttctgtgtgaagtCATGAGAAatggatccttttgctcgccgtgattgccgaaattaagtgtgttggtctgcctCATACGCAGCCTTCCTCcggaacatatttcgaacgcctcaaTTCCTTGTTCTGTTGacgaaacataccaaatttgcagttttacctcACTTTCCTGGCTGCTCGTgagaggtaaacaaaatttcaaccaactgtcaaaaataatCCCACGATTTTTTGCTCATTACATGATATGCTGGgacctcttttccattgaCTTTGCTAGTTCCGACTGCGTGTTTGCCGTTCCACGCCGGGTCGCAACGACGTGCTTCTGTCGGTCAGTAAAACGTAGTATTTGCAGCTGTTTCGACGTGCTTTGGCTGCTCGTTCTCGCTTGTGTGTAGTTTGCGTCTTGTCCGTACGTGTTcagtttcgttgttttttgaaAGTTTCTTTCATACTCATTTGGAAAGAAACGAGATAAAACAAACCCCCAATAAAATCTTACGTTTGTAGAAAGAACCTCCTGTGAATTCTCGTGGTGCTGTAATTTAAAGCTACGACCATCATGTCAACAACCGGAGAAGTTTTCATCGTATCGGCCGCCAGAACCCCGATCGGTAGGTAGACGATTTTCATACTTTTCTACCCCGGAGCAATGACAAAGTCCATGAATGAACGAAACTGGCTGCCTTTCCGATGAGTCATGTTGagcaaagaaaaccaaaaaaaaatagaaaacaggaGAAACTTTCCCGAGCGCTTTCCTCTGCCTGCAGTGTACAAACATGCCGTTACGTGATCATACGATATCTCGCGTGTGTTTTTCGGTAGTCCCAATATTGCCCCTCGTCGAATTTCCAACCAATCGTATTACAATGCACTTTTGCTCAGTCCAAAGTGCAAGACGCGCAAgataatacttttttttaacttctaaACCGTGCAGATAAGGAGCGTTCGCAGACGACGATTGATCTGCGATCGAGATAACGCTAGATCCGTTTTCTCTTTATGTAACGTAACACAATGCCCAATCACATAAAAGCATTCGTTGGAAGATGGGCGCAATATGTAAATTTGAATACcggtttcggttcgttcgtaGCTCGTGGAATAATCTTTTATGTtcagggaaaaaataaacactagcGCATAGATTTTTGTCTGTCGCAACCTTTTGGGGCCCGAGTTTGTTGAGTTCCTCACGGGTTTTCTACTGCAATGTgtataaaatattcatataTATTGCGTCATTTCGCGAGAAGTTAGAAAGGAAGTAGTAcctctttaaaattgtttcgaTGTTTAGCTACGTGatgtttaacacgtttttGCTCTTCAAGCATGATCTACTAATTGCGTAGAACAATAGttaatttgacaaaaaaaagtatgctCATTATTGGTAAAGAGAACATTAAAATACAAGGTTAAAAGCCGGCATAATTATCGCTAATCCATTCGTTACTATCAAAGCAATCACTAAATGACTACTTTTTGTAGGCAACTTCCTGGGGACACTCGCGTCCCTAAGCGCCGCCGAGTTGGGTGCCGTTGTGGTAAAGGAAGTGCTGCTGCGCGCTTCGGTTGATCCGGCCGACGTGAATGAGGTCATTCTTGGGCAGGCTTTGACGGCCGGCCAAGGGCAGAATCCCGCCCGACAGGCCTCGTTAAAAGCCGGCGTCCCGAAGGAGGTTCCAGCGTTCAACATCAATATGCTGTGCGGATCGGGCCTCAAAACGGTCGCGCTCGGTTACCAGTCGATCCGCCTCGGTGACGCGAGCATCGTTGTGGCCGGCGGACAGGAGTCGATGTCAAAATCGCCGCACGTGCTGCACCTTCGCGCCGGCACCAAGATGGGCGAGGCGAAGATGCTCGACACGTTGCTGCACGACGGTCTGACGGACGCGTTCTACGATCTGCACATGGGCGTCACGGCAGAAAATCTAGCCAAAGAGTATGCCATCAGCCGTGAGGCACAGGACGCTTTCGCCGCCAAGAGTCAGCAGCTGGCCAAAGAGTCCCAGGAGAAGGGCTACTTTAAGGACGAAATTGTGACCGTACCGGTACCGGGGCATAAGGAAACGGTCCAGTTCTCGGTTGACGAGTACACAAAACCGGGCACTACGGCAGAATCTCTCAGCAAGCTTCGTCCGTGCTTCATTAAAGACGGCACGGTTACACCGGGCAATGCGTCCGGTATTAACGACTCTGCGGCCGCCGTGTTGCTCATGTCCGGCGAGGAGGTGCAGAAACGTGGTGCTAAGCCGCTGGCGAAGGTTGTTGCTTATGCGCAGACCGGATTATGCCCCAAGACGATGGGCGCCGGTCCGATCTCGGCGGTTCAAGTCGTGGTACGTATATCAATTTACTAATAACAAGACAATATGCAATTTTAATGCTTTCGATTGCCTATCCCCTTGTATAGCTCCAAAAAGCTGGATGGAAGCTGGAAGAGGTCGATCTTTTTGAACTAAACGAAGCGTTCGCCGCTCAGGCAATCGCCGTGAACAAAGGCCTTGGAGTCGATCCGGCGAAAGTTAACGTCGGTGGAGGAGCGATCGCACTGGGCCACCCGATCGGAGCTTCCGGTAAGGGAGTTATATAAAGTCAATTCTTTCAGCTATAACATTGATTGATCTCCGTCACATTATTTCCGTTGTAGGATGCCGCGTTCTGGTGACTCTCCTATACGCCCTCAAGCGTACAGGAGGCAAACGGGGTGTTGCATCCCTGTGTGTTGGCGGTGGAATGGGTGTGGCTATGGCGGTTGAAATGGTGTGAGGTGCTGGTGCCTTTC
This window harbors:
- the LOC131288937 gene encoding acetyl-CoA acetyltransferase — protein: MSTTGEVFIVSAARTPIGNFLGTLASLSAAELGAVVVKEVLLRASVDPADVNEVILGQALTAGQGQNPARQASLKAGVPKEVPAFNINMLCGSGLKTVALGYQSIRLGDASIVVAGGQESMSKSPHVLHLRAGTKMGEAKMLDTLLHDGLTDAFYDLHMGVTAENLAKEYAISREAQDAFAAKSQQLAKESQEKGYFKDEIVTVPVPGHKETVQFSVDEYTKPGTTAESLSKLRPCFIKDGTVTPGNASGINDSAAAVLLMSGEEVQKRGAKPLAKVVAYAQTGLCPKTMGAGPISAVQVVLQKAGWKLEEVDLFELNEAFAAQAIAVNKGLGVDPAKVNVGGGAIALGHPIGASGCRVLVTLLYALKRTGGKRGVASLCVGGGMGVAMAVEMV